CTGATTAGAATCTAGCCAAACCAAGTCGTCGTATTGCAAACTCCACTGCAAGGCTTTTTCCTTAAATAAAGCAACATCATCTAAATGATAAATTTGTTTTGTTCTCAAGCTTAAAATTTATGCTGTAAAGTTACTTAGAATACTTAAAAAATTGCAAGATTTGTAACTTAGTTTAAATAATCTGTCATGTTTACTTTAGAAAATGAATACCTGGAAATCGCTGTAAAAAAAACAGGTGCCGAATTATGCCAAATACGTGCTAAAAATCATCAAACTGACTTTATGTGGGATGCGAACCCTGAGATTTGGAACAGTTATGCGCCCAATTTATTTCCGATTATTGGCGCCTTAAAAGATGGCACATATATGTTTGAAGGGCAATCATTCCAGCTACCAAAACACGGTTTAGTTAGAAACAACCCTGATGTGACACTTCACAAACAATCTGAGAATAGCTTAACTTTTAAACTGGGTTACAGCGAAAAATCGTTAAAAATCTATCCGTTTAAGTTTGAATTCTTTCTCACCTACACTTTAGAGGCAAACAAAATAACACTCACGCACGAGGTTAAAAACATGGACTCCACACCCATATATTTCTCGCTTGGCGGACACCCTGCTTTTAAATGTCCTGTTTTTCAAAATGACGATTACGAGGATTACACCTTAGAATTTGAACAAGAAGAAAACGCCAAAACCCATATGATTAACATGGAAAACGGACTGATTTCTTCTAAAACTAAAACCATATTCAAAAACACAAAAACACTACAGCTAACTCATGATTTATTTCGTGCCGATGCCCTAGTTTTTAAAGATTTAAAATCTAAAAAAGTAGTATTGCACAGTAAGAATCATGGCCCCATTTTAACGGTTAGCTACCCTGACTATCCGTATTTAGGCATTTGGGCAAAACCTACGGGTGATTATGTATGTATCGAGCCATGGCTAGGCATTGCAGACCATGAAAACACCAATCAGGATTTTAAATCCAAAGAAGGGATTATAAAACTTGAAGCTCAGAAGTCTTACTTAGCAAGCTATTCAATTGAAATTGCCACAACGCATTTAACATAAATAGAATAATAAGCGTAACTTTGCCAGCTAAATAGTACGCTAAAACCTTGTTTGGTTGGCACAATAATTACGGAAACCTTCTTTTTATGGCAAATTTTCAAGATTTAAACTTAAACACACCATTATATAATGCCCTTGATGATTTAGGTTTTACAACCCCTACGCCCATCCAAGAGCAAGCCTTTAATGTGGTGGCTTCAGGAAAAGATGTGATTGGTATCGCACAAACAGGTACAGGAAAAACCTTTGCCTACATGTTGCCTATTTTAAAAAATTTAAAATATTCCAGACAAGAAAACCCGAGGGTTTTAGTATTAGTGCCTACCCGTGAATTGGTTGTACAAGTGGTTGAAGAAATTGAAAAACTATCCAAATACATTAATAATCGTGTGCTTGGGGTTTATGGCGGTACCAACATTAACACGCAAAAACAAGCCATTGCCGAAGGTTTAGACATATTAGTAGCCACGCCAGGCCGTTTATACGATTTGGCTTTGAGTCGTGTGTTACAACTTAAATCCATTCAGAAATTAGTGATTGATGAGGTAGATGTGATGTTAGACTTAGGATTTAGACACCAATTAATCAATATTTTCGATATTCTTCCGGAACGCCGACAAAACATCATGTTTTCGGCAACTATGACTCAGGATGTGGATTTATTAATTAATGATTTCTTTAAAAATCCAGAACGTGTATCCATTGCTGTTTCAGGAACACCACTAGAAAACATCAATCAAGTTCGTTACAAAGTGCCTAACTTTTACACAAAAGTGAACCTGCTTACAAATTTACTTCAAGACACCGAGCAGTATAATAAGGTGCTTATTTTTGTGGCATTTAAACGTATGGCAGACCGTTTATTTGAGCAATTAGACGAATTTTTTAAAGAAGAATTATGCGTGATTCACTCTAACAAAACGCAAAATTACCGTTTACGAAGCATCGAACAGTTTAGAGAAGGTCACAACCGTATTTTAATTGCTACCGATGTGATGGCACGCGGATTGGATATCGATAATGTATCACATGTTATTAATTTTGATACCCCAGAATATCCTGAAAACTACATGCACCGTATTGGTAGAACCGGTCGTGCTGAACGTTTGGGTGAAGCTTTAGTTTTTACAACTGAAAAAGACCAGGATGCTATTGAAGCCATTGAAAGCTTAATGAAAATGCAAATTCCGGTATTGGAAATGCCTGAGGAAGTGCAAATTTCAACAGAACTTATTGAGGAAGAGCGTCCGCAAATAAAAGAGCGCAACAACCCTACAAAGCGTAAAGACGAGGATGCTCCTGGACCTGCATTCCATGAGAAATCGGCTAAAAATTCTAAAGAAAATTTAGGTGGTTCTTATAAATTTAAAATCGCTGCTAAATACAAAAAGCCTAAAACTAGAGGCGATAAAAATTACAATAAGCGCAATAAGAAAAAGTAGCATTTTCCTTAATTTATTGTAACTTTAATTATCTTTTTCTAAACACACAGAGAGAGCTAGGTCATGTTACACAAAATAAACGTCGTTTAATGTATGTCAGATTCTGAAAAGTTTGCTAAAACTGCCTATTTACTTTTAGAAATCGCATCTCTTTTAATGGTTTCTGGAGCTAACACCAGTAGAATACAAAGAAGTATTAATCGTTTTGCCTCTGCTTTAAACTTTACGGTTCACACATGGATTCATCAGAAAACCATTATTATGACCTTAACGGATGAGTCCTCTAAAGTTAGCGACACCAGAGTATTCAATTTACCTCCGCATGCCATAAACTTTAAAACCATTTCGGAAATTAGTAAAGCCAGTTGGAAAGCACAGCGCGAAGACTGGGACATCGACAAAATAACAACTGAAATCGAACGCATTAAAGGCTTAGACAAATACCCCAACATTGTCGTTTTAATTGCTGTAAGTTTTGCTGTTGCTGGGTTTTGCAATATTTT
This genomic interval from Tamlana carrageenivorans contains the following:
- a CDS encoding threonine/serine ThrE exporter family protein is translated as MSDSEKFAKTAYLLLEIASLLMVSGANTSRIQRSINRFASALNFTVHTWIHQKTIIMTLTDESSKVSDTRVFNLPPHAINFKTISEISKASWKAQREDWDIDKITTEIERIKGLDKYPNIVVLIAVSFAVAGFCNIFKGDYLNMTVAFVSAFTGLFVSQQVHKRHYNLYVRIFLASLTASLVASLGIVFDIGAKPQTALATSILFLIPGVPLINSFTDLLENNILNGLARFAVGLMIVLAIATGLFLAMSIFSINRV
- a CDS encoding aldose 1-epimerase family protein, whose product is MFTLENEYLEIAVKKTGAELCQIRAKNHQTDFMWDANPEIWNSYAPNLFPIIGALKDGTYMFEGQSFQLPKHGLVRNNPDVTLHKQSENSLTFKLGYSEKSLKIYPFKFEFFLTYTLEANKITLTHEVKNMDSTPIYFSLGGHPAFKCPVFQNDDYEDYTLEFEQEENAKTHMINMENGLISSKTKTIFKNTKTLQLTHDLFRADALVFKDLKSKKVVLHSKNHGPILTVSYPDYPYLGIWAKPTGDYVCIEPWLGIADHENTNQDFKSKEGIIKLEAQKSYLASYSIEIATTHLT
- a CDS encoding DEAD/DEAH box helicase; this encodes MANFQDLNLNTPLYNALDDLGFTTPTPIQEQAFNVVASGKDVIGIAQTGTGKTFAYMLPILKNLKYSRQENPRVLVLVPTRELVVQVVEEIEKLSKYINNRVLGVYGGTNINTQKQAIAEGLDILVATPGRLYDLALSRVLQLKSIQKLVIDEVDVMLDLGFRHQLINIFDILPERRQNIMFSATMTQDVDLLINDFFKNPERVSIAVSGTPLENINQVRYKVPNFYTKVNLLTNLLQDTEQYNKVLIFVAFKRMADRLFEQLDEFFKEELCVIHSNKTQNYRLRSIEQFREGHNRILIATDVMARGLDIDNVSHVINFDTPEYPENYMHRIGRTGRAERLGEALVFTTEKDQDAIEAIESLMKMQIPVLEMPEEVQISTELIEEERPQIKERNNPTKRKDEDAPGPAFHEKSAKNSKENLGGSYKFKIAAKYKKPKTRGDKNYNKRNKKK